The DNA window GGAAGGGGAAGAATTGAAGATCGCCTTCAACGCCAGGTACATGATGGACGCGCTGCGCGCCGTCGATGCGCCGGAGGTGGCGATCCGCTTCACGGGGGCGATGAGCCCGTTCGTGCTCAAGCCCACCGACCACGATTGGACGCTGCATCTCATCCTGCCCGTGCGCACGTACTGACGGCGCGGATTGTGCGAGGGGAAGGATGGGCATGGCGGAACGGACCGTGTACATCTCCACGGACATCATTACGCTGGGGCAGCTGCTCAAGCTGGCCAACGTCATCGCCACGGGCGGCCAGGCCAAAGCCTTTCTCGCCGCCCATGACGTGCGCGTCAACGGGGAGCGCGAGACGCGGCGCGGCCGCAAGCTGCATCCAGGCGACGTGGTGACGGTCGACGATCGAATCCAGCTGCGCGTCGATCGCCGCGACGGCGACCGGACGGGGGACGCGTAAGGGCCGTGCGGCTCCGCGAATTGGTGCTGGACCGTTTCCGGAACTATGCCGCCCTGCACCTCACCTTTGACGCCCCGGTGACGCTGTTTGTCGGGCGCAACGCGCAGGGCAAGACCAACCTCCTCGAGGCGATGCACGCGCTGGCCTTCGCCAAGTCCCACCGCACCGCGCGCGACCGCGAGCTCGTCCAATGGGGACGGGAGGTGGCGACGGTCAAGGGGCGCGTGGAGCGGGACGGCGGGCGTAGCGTGCGTCTCGAGGTGCGGCTTGCGCCGAAGGGGAAAACGGTCAAGGTGAACGGCGTCGAGAAGCGGCGCCTCAGCGAGTACGTCGGGCACCTGAACGCCGTTCTCTTTGCCCCGGAGGACCTCAACCTGGTCAAAGGCGCGCCGCAGCACCGGCGCCGCTTTCTCGACATGGCCATCGGCCAGGTCAGTCCCGCCTACCTGCACGACTTGAGCGCCTACCTCAAAACGGTGGCCCAGCGCAACCAGCTGCTCAAGATGGCCCGGACGGCCGGCCGCCCGCTTGATGAGCTCCTGTCCGTTTACGACGAGCAATTGGCCGCGTTGGCGGCGAAATTGCTTCGCAAACGGCTGGAGTTTGTGGGAAAATTAGAGGGATGGGCCCGCACCATTCATGCCGCCGTCACCCAAGGGGCGGAAACCCTTTCCCTGCGGTACGTGTCGACGGTGGCGATGGATGCTGCCGATGGCGCGATGCAGGCGATGGAGGAGCGGGTGCATGAGGAGCTCGTCCGGCTTCGTCCGCACGAGCGCGAGCGTGGCGTCACCCTTGTCGGGCCGCACCGCGATGACCTGGCTTTTTTTGTGAACGGCTACTCCGTGCAAACCTTCGGCTCGCAGGGCCAGCAGCGCACGGTGGCGCTGTCCCTGAAACTGGCGGAGATCGAGTTTATCCGCGAAGCGGTGGGCGAGGCGCCCATCCTCCTGCTCGACGATGTCCTGTCGGAGCTCGACGCCGGCCGGCAGCTGCACCTGCTCTCGGTCATCCAGGATCGCGTGCAAACGTTTGTGACGACGACGGGAGTGGAGGGTGTCGACCACGCGTTGGTGCGCCACGCCGCCCGCTATCGCGTCGAGCAGGGCCAGATTGAACCGGAAGGATGAGGGCGATGTTTATCCATCTTGGCGGCGATTGGACGGTGTGGACGCGGGATGTGGTGGCGATACTGGATGAAAAGCTGATTTCGGCCTCCAAGCGGACCCGCGAGTTTGTCGAAACCCATCAGGTGCGGGGCCGCTACGTGGCCGTTGCCGCCGATGCCGTCAAATCGTACGTGGTGACGACCGATGCGTTGTACGGCTCGCCCATCTCGTCGACCACCTTGATGCGGCGGGCGCTCGGGGTTCGCGCATCCGACGTCGGCGCGCGGCGCCCGATGCGCCCGAAGGGGACGGACGAAAGCGAAGGTGAAGCGCGTTGAGCCTTGAGCAAAAGCAGCACACCTACGACGAAAGCCAGATTCAGGTTCTCGAGGGCCTCGAGGCGGTGCGCAAGCGCCCGGGGATGTACATCGGCTCGACGGGAAGCCGCGGGCTGCACCACCTGGTGTGGGAGGTGGTGGACAACAGCATCGACGAGGCCATGGCCGGCTTCTGCGACGACAT is part of the Calditerricola satsumensis genome and encodes:
- the recF gene encoding DNA replication/repair protein RecF (All proteins in this family for which functions are known are DNA-binding proteins that assist the filamentation of RecA onto DNA for the initiation of recombination or recombinational repair.); amino-acid sequence: MRLRELVLDRFRNYAALHLTFDAPVTLFVGRNAQGKTNLLEAMHALAFAKSHRTARDRELVQWGREVATVKGRVERDGGRSVRLEVRLAPKGKTVKVNGVEKRRLSEYVGHLNAVLFAPEDLNLVKGAPQHRRRFLDMAIGQVSPAYLHDLSAYLKTVAQRNQLLKMARTAGRPLDELLSVYDEQLAALAAKLLRKRLEFVGKLEGWARTIHAAVTQGAETLSLRYVSTVAMDAADGAMQAMEERVHEELVRLRPHERERGVTLVGPHRDDLAFFVNGYSVQTFGSQGQQRTVALSLKLAEIEFIREAVGEAPILLLDDVLSELDAGRQLHLLSVIQDRVQTFVTTTGVEGVDHALVRHAARYRVEQGQIEPEG
- the yaaA gene encoding S4 domain-containing protein YaaA, coding for MAERTVYISTDIITLGQLLKLANVIATGGQAKAFLAAHDVRVNGERETRRGRKLHPGDVVTVDDRIQLRVDRRDGDRTGDA
- the remB gene encoding extracellular matrix regulator RemB codes for the protein MFIHLGGDWTVWTRDVVAILDEKLISASKRTREFVETHQVRGRYVAVAADAVKSYVVTTDALYGSPISSTTLMRRALGVRASDVGARRPMRPKGTDESEGEAR